In a genomic window of Dyadobacter fermentans DSM 18053:
- a CDS encoding family 16 glycoside hydrolase, with product MHQLFQKVSLLLLACPVMVMGQTAKGNYSPLPLKDLSAFESAAPNWSIQGGISIHPSGAAKPKTLAGDGVLIGNAGTVLTTKLKASDLRLYVEFNVAPGAEGNIILPGGQKIKISDSSKQKVANASTSGYIGQFPSQNAAKSPGLWQTLEISYDASVQHIPNSARLNTLSLNGVTVLETVYLPNTKAAVDGQPIALEVTKGSIAFRNVGYQLLANRKPLSINNLQYKVYSDKWDAKEYSKLDHEGQSPVLTQEVTNGMREFHLVYEGDIDVTEAGDYIFTTIYSGPVLSVDIDGKSVVSSGEATSQETHTGSINLTQGKHKFKIHYSRFPWRQPALGLRVEKSGVRPYDLHTLSSLPEPEPKPYISVTPEMRPEMVRSFIQVEGEKSKRTHCISVGSPDGWNYTVDLNRGALVQAWRGQFADVTEMWYERGEPQLLFPAGLKVHVSGRSSVAMLDNANAAWPDSSNINFLGYKIDQKGYPVFRYAVGSATVSDELVSGGNTLSRTFRVEGRLEGSPTGSLYSLLASGKQITEIEKGLYQIDDRFYVQVDKKAKAIVRPAGEMKELILPVSNATSYSMFW from the coding sequence ATGCATCAATTGTTTCAGAAAGTCTCCCTGCTGTTGCTGGCCTGCCCGGTGATGGTAATGGGCCAGACAGCGAAGGGAAATTATTCTCCGCTTCCCCTCAAAGACCTCAGCGCATTTGAAAGCGCTGCCCCCAACTGGTCGATACAAGGTGGCATTTCCATACACCCCTCAGGGGCGGCAAAGCCCAAAACACTTGCCGGCGACGGCGTTCTCATCGGAAATGCGGGCACGGTGCTCACTACCAAACTGAAAGCAAGCGATCTGCGGCTTTATGTGGAATTTAACGTGGCGCCGGGGGCCGAGGGTAATATCATTCTCCCGGGCGGACAAAAAATCAAAATCTCCGATAGCAGCAAGCAAAAAGTAGCCAACGCTTCCACATCCGGGTACATTGGCCAGTTTCCCAGCCAGAATGCCGCCAAGTCTCCGGGCCTCTGGCAAACGCTTGAAATCTCCTATGATGCATCTGTACAACATATTCCTAACTCCGCGCGCCTGAACACGCTTTCGCTCAACGGCGTCACAGTACTTGAAACGGTTTACCTCCCCAACACCAAAGCAGCCGTAGACGGCCAGCCGATTGCATTGGAGGTTACCAAAGGCAGCATTGCTTTCCGGAACGTTGGCTACCAGCTTCTTGCTAATCGTAAGCCATTGTCAATCAACAATCTGCAATACAAAGTTTACTCTGATAAATGGGATGCCAAAGAATATAGCAAGCTCGATCATGAAGGGCAGTCGCCCGTGCTAACGCAGGAAGTGACCAACGGCATGCGCGAATTCCACCTGGTGTACGAAGGCGACATCGACGTGACCGAGGCGGGCGATTACATTTTCACGACCATTTATTCGGGTCCCGTTCTTTCGGTTGACATCGACGGCAAAAGTGTGGTATCGTCCGGCGAAGCCACTTCGCAGGAAACGCACACCGGTTCCATTAACCTCACACAAGGCAAGCACAAATTCAAAATCCATTACTCGCGCTTTCCCTGGCGCCAGCCTGCATTGGGGCTGCGCGTAGAGAAATCGGGCGTGCGCCCTTACGACCTGCACACGCTGTCGTCGCTTCCCGAGCCCGAGCCGAAGCCGTACATCAGCGTGACGCCCGAAATGCGCCCTGAAATGGTGCGGTCGTTCATCCAGGTGGAAGGCGAGAAATCAAAACGCACGCATTGTATTTCGGTGGGAAGCCCCGACGGCTGGAACTACACCGTGGACCTGAACCGCGGCGCGCTGGTTCAGGCATGGCGAGGACAATTCGCCGACGTGACCGAAATGTGGTACGAGCGCGGTGAACCGCAGCTCCTTTTCCCGGCAGGACTGAAAGTGCACGTGTCAGGCCGCAGTAGCGTGGCAATGCTCGATAATGCCAATGCAGCATGGCCAGATTCTTCCAATATCAACTTCCTCGGTTATAAAATCGATCAGAAAGGCTATCCCGTGTTCCGCTACGCAGTCGGATCGGCCACGGTGAGCGATGAGCTCGTTTCCGGCGGCAACACGCTCTCGCGCACATTCCGCGTGGAAGGCCGCCTGGAAGGCTCCCCTACCGGTTCGCTATATTCCCTGCTGGCCAGCGGCAAGCAGATCACCGAAATTGAAAAAGGACTTTACCAGATCGACGACCGCTTTTATGTACAGGTTGATAAAAAGGCCAAAGCGATTGTCCGCCCGGCTGGCGAAATGAAGGAGCTGATCCTTCCGGTTTCCAATGCCACCAGCTATTCCATGTTTTGGTAA